The Thermococcus sp. genomic sequence TGCAATCGAGGGCATTTACCTGTGGTAAGTGGTTCAACTTTCTATACATAAAAACCAATTTCAAAGCTTTTCTCTCGAAACTTTATCGTTAGAGAGTCCTAATCCTTAAAAATACCTGGAGAAAGCTTTAAATTCTCTTTGTTGACACGGAAAACGACCAACAGGAGGCGATAAACATGGCAGTGGACGTTATGGCAAAGGTCCTTGTGGCGGTGCTGGGCTCGGGAATAATTGCAATGATTATAAGTAGAAGGTACAACATCTCCTACGTTCCGCTCTTCATAATAGCGGGGATGATACTTGGGCCGATAGCCACACTAATGCCAAGGGATATTGCACACGAGCTTTTTGATTACGTCCGTGTCTTCGGTCTGGTTATGATATTGTTTACGGAGGGACACAACCTGAGCTGGAAACTGCTCAAGAGGAATCTGCCAACCATAGCAACCCTCGATACCGTTGGACTGCTCATCACGGCTCTTCTTGCGGCATGGTTCTTCTCATGGATTTTCCACGCACCGTTACTCATAGGCTTTCTCTTCGGTGCGATAATCAGTGCAACTGACCCAGCGACTCTGATTCCCCTCTTCCGCCAGTACCGGGTCAAGCAGGACATTGAAACGACAATTGTGACGGAGTCAATATTCAACGACCCTCTTGGCATAGTCTTGACGGCGGTTGCAGTTGCTATGCTGGTTCCTCAGGCCAGCGGTGGACTTTTCGCCAGCATGAGCTCCCACATGGGCGTATACGGTGCCGCAGTGGCATATTTCCTCTATGAGGTTGTTGTCTCAATAGTGGTTGGCATAGCCGTCGGAACCTTCGGTTACTGGTTCATCAAAAAGACCAGGATATTCGAGTTCCCGGAGATTGAAATTTTTTCACTCTTCCTGGCCTTTAGCGGTTTTATGATTGGAGAAGCCCTCCAAGCTTCGGGCTACCTTGTCGCCACCGTTACCGGGATAATCCTCGGTAATTACAAGGTGTTCGGCAAGAGGGAAAAACCGCAGATTCTTAACAAGGTCATGAAAGCTATAGAGAAGGAAGTCCACTTCAACGAGAGTCTTGCTGCAATATCAACGATATTTATTTTCGTCCTCCTTGGGGCGAGCCTTGACCTTAAACCGCTCACCGATAATCTCTGGAGGGGAATACTCGTTGCATACTTCATAATGCTCGTGGCAAGACCCATAGCTGCCCTTCTAATTCTCAAGTGGTGGAATCTCAAGGAGTATCTCTTTATAGCCCTCGAAGGGCCAAGGGGAGTTGTTCCGTCAGCGCTCGCAGCGTTGCCCCTTAGCCTTGCAATGAAATATCACAGCAACACATTAACCGTCTACTGGGGCGAGGTAATCCTTGCGGTAACGGTAATCACTGTGCTGGCTTCCGTCATAACAGAGACCCTGTGGGTGCCGTTCCTCAAGAGCAAACTCCTTGAGCATGAAACCGTCGAAGACAGGATGAGAAAATACCATGAGAAGAAGAGAGCAAGGGTCTCATAATCCTCCCATTTTTTCTATTGCCCCAATGAAATAGAAGAGGAGCTTTGCTCCAGTTAAAGCTGTTGGGTTACCCAGCGTTTCTCCGGCGACTTCCATTATGTCGAAGCCCGCTATCCTCTTGTTATCGACGAGCCACTCTATGGCCTCAACAACGTCCCAGAACCTTAATCCGCCTGCCTCAGGAGTTCCCGTCGTCGGGACGAGAGGTAAATCAAAAACGTCTATGTCAACGGAGAGATAGACGGGCTCAGGCAGTGGTTTAACGAGCTCAACGAAAGCATCAAAACTGTAGTCCCTCGCATGAACCCATGGGATTCCGCTTCTCTCGGCGAACTCGACTTCCTCCCTCGTTCCGCTCCTGATGCCGAACATCGCTTCACGAACCCCAAGCTCAGCTATTCTTCTTGCAACGCAGGCGTGATTGTATGGATTATCCTCGTAGGAATCGCGGAGGTCGAGGTGTGCATCAAAGACTACGTAGCTCTTGGGCCTCAAGGCTTTAACCGCTCCAAGCGTCTGGGAGTGCTCCCCGCCAAGGAGGATTGGTAGGGCTTTTGAATTCGCCTTTTTTAGCTCTTCAATGGTTACTCTGACCCTATCCGCGGTTTTTCTGGGGTCTCCAGCAACGATGGCAACGTCGCCTATGTCCGCTATTGAAAGCTCCGCCAAGTCAATGTTGTAATCGAGGATGTAGCTTTCGAGGTTGAGAGTCGCCTGCCTGATGAGAGCCGGCCCAAAGCGCGCTCCCGCTTTGTAGCTAGTCGTCCCGTCGAAGGGAACGCCAAAAATGACGTACTTTGCGTTCTCTGGGTTGGTTAGAGGAAGCTCAAGCCTAAACGTTTCGTAGGTGTACAGGAACTCCATGCCACCACCGGAGCAAAAAAAGAGGGAGGGGTTTTAAAGCTACCTCACTATCATCACTGGTGGTTCAATGTGGCCAACGACCTCCTCAAGGAGGGAGCCTATCCTCGTCTTTCCGCTCTTACCGTAGGCACCCATGACGACGAGTGAATACTTCCCCGAATTGGCCTCCTTTAGTATTGTTTCCCTCGCGGGTCCCTCCGCTATCTTGAAGGAGCAGTTCACTCCCTCTTTTTGACCGAGTTCGAGCAGGGTTGTGAGCAGTTCCTTCACGTTCCTTTTGTTCTCCTCCCAGAGGGTCTCCTCAAAGCGCTTGATTTCCTCGAGAGAGCCGCTCCTGACGCTGGCATGGAAGGCGACCGCCCTTGCCTCGCGCCTGTCCAGAACTGAGAAAAGAACCACCTTGGCCCTCTTTACTTTGGCTATTGCAAAGGCGTGTAAGGCCGCCTTCTGGCTCCACTTCGAGCCGTCAACGAGCACGAGTATCCTCATATGACCACACCTCACAGCCCGTACCTAACCCAGAGCATTAAACTACCAACGGCGACGGTCGAGAACATTATCACGGCGCCAACCCTTAGGAACTCGCCAAAGGTTATCCTAACGCTCTCTCTGTGGGCGATTCCTATAACGACGACGTTGGCGCTCGCTCCTATCGCCGTTCCGTTTCCTCCGAGACAAGCACCGAGCGAAAGGGCCCACCAGAGCGGGTAAGGGTTAATGCTTGACCCCATTGCCTTTATCAGCGGAATCATTGTGGCTGTCAGGGGAATGTTATCGACGATTGCACTAGATATTGCCGAGAACCACGAGATTACGAATATTGCTTGGGCTTCACTGTGGATGAGACTTATAATCTTTTCTGCAAGTGCATCTATGAAACCAGTCTCCACTAGGGCACCGACAATGAGAAAGAGCCCGCCGAAGAAGAAGAGCGTTGCCCACTCGACCTTTTCAAGGGCTTCCTCCGGGGAAAAACCGCTCCAGAGAAGTATTGC encodes the following:
- a CDS encoding sodium:proton antiporter, translated to MAVDVMAKVLVAVLGSGIIAMIISRRYNISYVPLFIIAGMILGPIATLMPRDIAHELFDYVRVFGLVMILFTEGHNLSWKLLKRNLPTIATLDTVGLLITALLAAWFFSWIFHAPLLIGFLFGAIISATDPATLIPLFRQYRVKQDIETTIVTESIFNDPLGIVLTAVAVAMLVPQASGGLFASMSSHMGVYGAAVAYFLYEVVVSIVVGIAVGTFGYWFIKKTRIFEFPEIEIFSLFLAFSGFMIGEALQASGYLVATVTGIILGNYKVFGKREKPQILNKVMKAIEKEVHFNESLAAISTIFIFVLLGASLDLKPLTDNLWRGILVAYFIMLVARPIAALLILKWWNLKEYLFIALEGPRGVVPSALAALPLSLAMKYHSNTLTVYWGEVILAVTVITVLASVITETLWVPFLKSKLLEHETVEDRMRKYHEKKRARVS
- the speB gene encoding agmatinase — its product is MEFLYTYETFRLELPLTNPENAKYVIFGVPFDGTTSYKAGARFGPALIRQATLNLESYILDYNIDLAELSIADIGDVAIVAGDPRKTADRVRVTIEELKKANSKALPILLGGEHSQTLGAVKALRPKSYVVFDAHLDLRDSYEDNPYNHACVARRIAELGVREAMFGIRSGTREEVEFAERSGIPWVHARDYSFDAFVELVKPLPEPVYLSVDIDVFDLPLVPTTGTPEAGGLRFWDVVEAIEWLVDNKRIAGFDIMEVAGETLGNPTALTGAKLLFYFIGAIEKMGGL
- a CDS encoding universal stress protein — translated: MRILVLVDGSKWSQKAALHAFAIAKVKRAKVVLFSVLDRREARAVAFHASVRSGSLEEIKRFEETLWEENKRNVKELLTTLLELGQKEGVNCSFKIAEGPARETILKEANSGKYSLVVMGAYGKSGKTRIGSLLEEVVGHIEPPVMIVR